A stretch of DNA from Mucilaginibacter daejeonensis:
ATGCCCATCCCCGCGGCCACCGAGTTGAAAAGTCCCATGGGAAATCCCTCAGGAAAGTAAGTTGGGAACACCAAGATATCGCAATTGGCATAATAAGCTACCACATCTTGCTCCGGGATAAAACCGGTAAATACTACCCGTTGCTGGAGCTGCAGATCATTGCTTAATTGCCTTAACGCTGGCATGCTGCTACCATCCCCTACAACGATGAGCGTGACATCAGCCCTTTCCTTTGCGATCATCCCGAACGCCCGCATCACCTCGAATACTCCTTTTTCTTCTATGGTCCTCCCTACAAAGAGCAGGGTAACATGATCATCAGGAATATTGTGCTTGCTTTTGAAATTGAATGAAGGTTCGAACTGATCGTTCCTGACTATATTTTTGGTAACGAAAATGCGTTGTGCAGGCAAATAGCCTGTAGCGATCACTTTGCTTTGCTCCTCGGCCGATAAGAATAGCCATCCTGAAACATGGCGTTTTAAATATGGCATGATCACTTTACCCCACACACCACGCGTTTGCTCAAGTACCTCGATATCTGATCCATGAGACTTGATCACGAACTTTACCTTGCCTTTGTAAAAGGTGCGGCAAATAGCGATAGTGATCATATCCCGCACACCGGCAAGTTTCTCTAGCCGGGAATTGAAGTAGATCACATCGGGCTTGAAACGACGGGCGGTCTTGACCAGCCCCATAGCATTTTGAAAAATGACCGACATACGGCCTGCTTTGGATACCACGCCCTCTTTTGCAGCGTAGTTGAATCCTTCGCATAAGAAGCCCAATTCACGCATTCCTTCCAATTCATCTAAAGCGATCTCGACGTGGTGTCTGGTCGGTATACTAAATAATATCTTTGGTCGGTCCATCTGTAATATCGAAATTTTGAAGGTCCTTACGCGGACGTTCTACTCCTGGGTTACCGGTCACCACGCTATAAGGTGATGCGTTCTTGACCACCACTGCACCACTACCGATCTTCACATGATCACCGATGGTAACTGCACCAATGATGCAAACATTACTGCCAATGTCAACGTGATCACCAATAACCGGTGAGTTGCTAAAACCATCAGCAGTTTGGCGGTTGCCTATGGTGGTACTTTGCCTTAAGGTACAATCATGCCCGATCACAACCTGGTCCGTCATCACCAAAGCCTGCCCATGATAAACACGTAGATTCCTGCCGATCCTGGTGCGCCATGGGATCTCGATGCTGAAGAACCACTCCACCAATATGCGGTAAAAAAGTAGGTGTATAAAACCGATATAGTAGTATATTTTGCGGCGGGTACAAAAGTTAGCTATGCGAAAAAGCACTAAAATGATACGTCCTTTGGCGTTACCTTTATTCACCCGCCAGTCCTGGAAAACGAACTGGAAAAAGTTCATTTTATCCTGAGATATATCTTCCATAAGGCAATTTATTGATAATATAAACGATCGCCGCGCTGATCACTAAACAGATGACCGAGGTAAGCGGGATACCGACCACAGGTGTGATCAAGCTGTAATTGATGCCGAAATGTGCCAGAATACTGAGTACCAGAAGATGTGAAAGATAGATGCCGTATCCATAGCGCCCGATGAATTTGCTTACGGCCCCAGGTGCGTTATTCAATGAGCGGCCCGTGCCAATGGCCTTGAACAAAATGAATATCCCTACCGATGCCAGAACCACGTTGACCGTCAGGTACTCATAATATTCATGGGAGATGGCGCCTTTTTGAGCTGTACTGATGTAGGTTCCCCAGGCGGTCACCACGGCGCCAGTGATGAACAGCAACATAGCGCCCCACAGTACGGTTGACCTGACCACTGCACGATGAGCTACAAAATAACCAAGTATTAAATATCCTACATAACCGCTGAAATACCTGATATCTAAAGGGCTATTTATTTTGACCACCTCTTGCTGACCGAACATGACGGTCAAGAACCAGATCAGCAAAAAGAACAATATGGTTTTGTTACTTGCATTGGCCACCCATGGTTGAATGATGGGGATAAACAAGTAAAGACCGGTCAGCATATAAACGTACCATAAATGAGGGGCCGCGCCCTCGGCCAGGTGCCTGAACAACCAGCTGCCCAAGTTAGGCAGTGCATCATGTTGATCCCTCACCTTTAGTACCAGGTCGAACATAATATACACCATGCTCCAAAATAAAAATGGAAGTAAAATTCGGTTCAAACGCTTTTGAAGGAACTGACCCAAACTCATGCCTTGGGGTAACAACAATGCCCCGCTGATCATAACAAAAACGGGAACACAAAAACGGCAAAATGAGTCGTAAACGTTACCCACCCACCAGGCCGAATTATTCACGTTATATTGAGTGAACACGCTCTGCGTGGCCACATGGATCACAATAACGGCCAAAGTGGCCACTACCCTGATGTCATCTATCCATACTGATCGGTCGTCAACGTGTTTCAAATCACTTCTCTCCTATGGTGGATATAAAATATCGATCGAGCAATTGCTGAAAGCTTTTTTCCCAGGTGTCTCCCGCTGTATCGAGCACTACATTGGCTTCCAGCTCCCGATAATGATCACCGGTCAACGCCTGCTGAATAGCTTGCGCCAGCGCCGTATGATCAGCTGGAGGTACCAGCAATCCGTTTTGACCCTGAACAATGAACTC
This window harbors:
- a CDS encoding glycosyltransferase family 4 protein, translating into MDRPKILFSIPTRHHVEIALDELEGMRELGFLCEGFNYAAKEGVVSKAGRMSVIFQNAMGLVKTARRFKPDVIYFNSRLEKLAGVRDMITIAICRTFYKGKVKFVIKSHGSDIEVLEQTRGVWGKVIMPYLKRHVSGWLFLSAEEQSKVIATGYLPAQRIFVTKNIVRNDQFEPSFNFKSKHNIPDDHVTLLFVGRTIEEKGVFEVMRAFGMIAKERADVTLIVVGDGSSMPALRQLSNDLQLQQRVVFTGFIPEQDVVAYYANCDILVFPTYFPEGFPMGLFNSVAAGMGIVTTPTRAATDHLTDPENCLWVNPKDVDSVYKAVSTLLQRPELLAHMRQHNKAKGISFSKEKVSAELAETLRTIIDQQ
- a CDS encoding serine acetyltransferase — its product is MEDISQDKMNFFQFVFQDWRVNKGNAKGRIILVLFRIANFCTRRKIYYYIGFIHLLFYRILVEWFFSIEIPWRTRIGRNLRVYHGQALVMTDQVVIGHDCTLRQSTTIGNRQTADGFSNSPVIGDHVDIGSNVCIIGAVTIGDHVKIGSGAVVVKNASPYSVVTGNPGVERPRKDLQNFDITDGPTKDII
- a CDS encoding acyltransferase; this encodes MKHVDDRSVWIDDIRVVATLAVIVIHVATQSVFTQYNVNNSAWWVGNVYDSFCRFCVPVFVMISGALLLPQGMSLGQFLQKRLNRILLPFLFWSMVYIMFDLVLKVRDQHDALPNLGSWLFRHLAEGAAPHLWYVYMLTGLYLFIPIIQPWVANASNKTILFFLLIWFLTVMFGQQEVVKINSPLDIRYFSGYVGYLILGYFVAHRAVVRSTVLWGAMLLFITGAVVTAWGTYISTAQKGAISHEYYEYLTVNVVLASVGIFILFKAIGTGRSLNNAPGAVSKFIGRYGYGIYLSHLLVLSILAHFGINYSLITPVVGIPLTSVICLVISAAIVYIINKLPYGRYISG